The following coding sequences are from one Candidatus Nezhaarchaeota archaeon window:
- the rimI gene encoding ribosomal protein S18-alanine N-acetyltransferase, giving the protein MPSLARAFSLRLFEPRDLSSVLYINGTCLPENYSPDFFLMHRREYPEAFLVAELEGEVVAYSMSRVEYGLSNLRRTFVKKGHVISIAVLPHARRMGIGSALMARTMDALRRYGASEVFLEVRVSNEPAIALYRKLGFEYVRKIRGYYADGEDAWIMARPL; this is encoded by the coding sequence TTGCCCTCCTTAGCCAGGGCGTTTAGCTTAAGGCTGTTCGAGCCCAGGGATTTAAGTAGCGTACTGTACATCAACGGGACGTGCCTGCCTGAAAACTACTCACCAGACTTCTTCTTAATGCATAGGCGCGAGTACCCTGAAGCCTTCCTCGTGGCTGAGCTCGAGGGCGAGGTGGTGGCCTACAGCATGAGCAGGGTGGAGTACGGCCTCTCTAACCTTAGGAGGACGTTTGTTAAGAAGGGCCACGTAATCTCCATAGCGGTCCTCCCCCACGCCCGCCGGATGGGGATAGGGAGCGCCTTGATGGCTAGGACCATGGACGCCCTCCGCAGGTACGGCGCCTCCGAAGTGTTCTTAGAGGTCAGGGTCTCCAACGAGCCGGCGATAGCGCTCTACCGCAAGCTAGGCTTTGAGTACGTTAGGAAGATTAGGGGGTACTATGCCGACG